The sequence below is a genomic window from Coffea arabica cultivar ET-39 chromosome 8e, Coffea Arabica ET-39 HiFi, whole genome shotgun sequence.
GTACcattttgtttggataagagtttatttggatgatttatttgagatatttactgtagcactttttgtgatgtgatgtatgtgagataaaaaggtgattgggatttgtgaggcaaattttttttttttttccaaattctctTTGTCCAaacaaattgttaaaaaaaatagttttgtgCATTCAAATAGAATGATTTGTACATTGgccaaaagttttctcaagCAAATTATGTGGCCCTTGATTAAGGATGGCAATTGAAACGGGTGCCTGTAGGGGGTAGGGTGGGgtggggggaattttttcccctcattaAGAAACGGGGCAGTGGAGTATACTCCCGCCCTGCCACCcgttaaatatacatatatgtatatatataatagttagtttaattaattacaaatttataataatattattattagttataagtattatTAATGCATATTAGTATacgtaatataattgatattatcaattatactaatacttatacatgtttactaataaaaattattaattagttatattaaatttactaatacatttatactaaattcctaattacaTTTAATACAATAGCActtttttcctcaaaataatcaataatcacttagtgattgtatttatttcaaaagtgaaaatttgattactttagttgtatttgttttatcatGTTATATTGTATTCAATTAGTTtctatttgattatttttatggattttaatTATGAAATTACAATAGATAATGATTTGATAATGTGTTAGTATTTTAGTACttaattatttgctaaaatttaactaCAGTCAAATTATATGACAAGGCAGGGGGGAGTAGTCGCAGTGGGGCCGCCCACGTTGCCATTCCTACCCTTGATGAGGGATTCTTAAATGCTTGCTTTTCAGATATGCGAGAGGCCAAAATTGAAACTTAGCAtccaataaaacaaaaaaaaaaaaaagaaattgaaaattggCACAGCGGAATCTCGAGGTATATGTTTTTCTCCACCAACTAATAAGGGGTTTCATCTGCTTGCACATATAATCAATGCAAACATCGTGTTGGGTAAAAATTCATAAGGTTTCACTTGGCAAAATGATTATGATATAATTACCAGAACATTTGAAACTTGGCGTtgctacacacacacacacacacacacacacactctctctctctctctctctgtggtAAAAATTAGAATTTTCTACTATTACCCAAGATAATATAAAGACTTTATCTTAATTTGGGCCCTAAACATAAAAGTGGGACGCCTCAATCTCCCAAGTATAAAATCTATACcacttaaataaaataattccatTTTAGTccataaaatataaaatctatCCTACTTTAAAcactaaaatatatataaaattttatatttcagGGACTACAAGGAATAGGTTACATTGAAGTGAGAAGGATATTATAATTTAGGAACTAAAGTGTCATACTTCAAAATTTGGggatcaaaatgaaaatttagaaTATTTAAAAGGTGCAACATATAATTAACCCTAATGCAAAACCAATGCTTATACTAGGGCTGACCAGGGCTACCCGTCTTTTAACTGTGACAATTAAATCATCTTTGTAGCATTTTCTATGTCAGTAAAGAATATATCCTCGGATGGAAAACATGAATATGACAAGTATCGTGACGTCCCAAAATCTTTCACTTTAATGTGCATTCATTAACATTCTTTCACGTGGAAGTGGGACAGAACAGTTATCAGAATAATCGTTCCTTAGTAGTTAATggtcaaaattgactaaaaggAAAATGTAACATTCAAATCACTATATGTACATTATTTTTAACGTTATGTGTAAGATCGATGAAAATTTAttctataataattttttttattaaaagtaAGTTACAACATGAGAATGAGAAAAAGTAAATTATATCTTGTAGAATTGGATAAAAATATGCACAAACGGTTGTGCCCCATTTCCCTTTACGTTACCTTTGATTGATTTTGCCTTGTTTGCAGAGGACATTTGTGAACTTTTGGACGGCAACACATACTTATCTTGTCCCATGATGTACGCAACCTCTGACGTTTCATTTACATTATTCTCCTAAAAGCCCATTTATGTAATTTTGGCgaaatggagaagaaaagtagaaaaaatatGGGATAATTACATTTACTTCCCTTGAGGTTTGACCAAATAACGAATCGATCCCtgagatttgaccaaataacaaattactcTCCCATGCTAAGTTTGTCAGTTATATGGAATGGAAATAGCCAAAAGTCTAAACAACCCTTAttgattttcatcaaattttaaaGACATAAAAATAgaaagggaaaatcgtccaaaacgtccctcacattttgtaaaataacttttttcgtccctcacttttaaaagtgtaattttatgtcccttacatattcacattggtcaaatttagtccctaactaggtttccgatcattttttggccggaatccatcacgtgcaaggcacgtgatcattttttaagggtaaatttgtcaaattatattttacataatctaatctatagccctccacattttataaaacaaattttttcgtccctcacattttataaaatgattttttcatccctcacatttcacaaaataaatttctccatccctcacatttcaaaaaatgaatatttccatccctcactaattatgtgtgtgaggaaaactctaaaaaaaatatgtatgtgtgtgaatacattttgtttaaacacatgtatatgtctatttgattttgcttaataatacgaatagcataaatatatgtatgtgtctatttgatttcacttaacaatacgaataccatatattatacgtgatcatttgatttcatctggtattagctagtaaaaaatcttgcatttattgtcaagttggccaataaagctattttcggtcaaaatacaataagaatatgcaaattaaggttctattggtaaatattagtcataatcatacaaaaagagaagatagcccacaagttgggcccaattacatacatgtgtttatgctattattattaagcaaaatcaaatagacatatacatgtgtttaaaaaaaatgtattcacacacataattagtgagaaatgaaaatttcattttttgaaatgtaagggatggagaaattcattttgtgaaatgtgagggatgaaaaaaattattttataaaatgtgaggaacgaaaaaatttattttataaaatgtggaggactataaatcagattatgtaaaatataatttgacaaatttacccttcaaaaatgatcacgtgccttgcacatgatggattccggccaaaaaatgatcggaaacctagttagggactaaatttgaccgatgtgaatatgtaagggacataaaattacacttttaaaagtgagggacgaaaaaagttattttacaaaatgtgagggacgttttggacgattttcccaaATAGAAATAAGTACTTACCATTTTAGCCTTTAAGCGGGAAACAATACAGACAGCGACTTTATCATTTCCACCCCCACAATCCCAACGTCAGATTATCATACTGCACTCTCACTCTTCTTGAACTCTCTTTCCATGAAATCCTATCTTTCTATGGTTGCTTAATCCTTAAATCACTAAGATAAAACCAAGCCCCTCAAGTTTCTGATCTACGATAGAACTGGCTGGATAGGCGGCTTGCTGGGAGAGCTTCAGAAAGCTATGCGAAGCTCAAGGGATCAATTACACataggggtggcaatcgggtcgaatttgggttggcgggtcggtTGAGATCCGGGTATAACAGAAAACCCGTTGACCCGAACCTGACCCGCCAACCCAAAACGGGTCAGGGTACCTGACACgaacccaaaaatttcggaTTGGCAGGTCGATCCGATTTGACTCGaaagttaattttaatttattaatttatcactgtaatttctaataaaatcaatttttcacaaaactaattacataatcaagtaataaaaatttaaataaatattttcaaaccaaatctaaaataaattaaacatggtaaaagtgttttatcccaaatcaaatataaaataaattaaaacagtataaaagtaaaaaaaataatataatatattatttatccaaatataataatttcaacttcacacaaattaaataagttcatttaagattaagtaattaatgcctttgaaaaaaagaataatttaatttagttagataaaataatttttatgtttattaaattatttttaattcgtaaacgggtcatatcaggtcacccacgagttgacccgaaatcgatctgttttcttttcggattcACCGGGTttgacccgattctgacccgaacccccgaaatctcaatccaaacccattaattttgtGTTAGATTCGTGTCATGTTTTCAGGTCTCGTCGAAAATTGTCACCCCTAATTACACATATGGGTCAGGTCGGCTCGAGAGCTGGGAATCATTTGAATCAGATATTGCTAGTGTTAACCCGACCCATGTCTTCAATGCCGCCGGCGTCACGGGTCGTCCCAACGTCGACTGGTGCGAGTCCCACAAAATTGAGATGATCCGGACCAACGTTGTCAGCACGCTGACGTTGGTTGACGTGTGCAGGGAGAAAGGTTTGATCTTAATTAATTATGCTTCCGGGTGCATTTTTGAGTATGATGCGGGTCATCCACTCGGGTCGGGTGTTGGATTCAAGGAGGAGGATACTCCCAACTTTATTGGATCTTTCTATTCCAAGACCAAAGCCATGGTgggttctctttccttttatcttttcattcatttttggtttcctatatgaaattctaataatttatgttttaatttttttatttttggaaattgtgATTAACTGAGCTCAAGTTGTTATttgggtgtttttttttcttaatatggGATATTATTAATCTGTATCATTAGATAGTGGGCAGGCTGAATGGTTGTTAAGAACAGCATGCAACTAGAGTCAATGAGAAAGAATTGCGAATTGCGAATTTGTGAAGGTGGTTCCGGAAACTAACAATTTCTGCTGCAACCgaaaattttgagtttgctttgtcatttgaagttctaacatatccaaaacacaacaatATGGCAGTCTGTTTTAAGCCAAACGTTTTGAATTGTCAAAATGAGACAATGATGGTTAGTAATCAATTTTTGCTTGTTATAGACGTCCTGATCTCGTTTGCAGTGGTTACTGGGCTGTCTGAACTTCTGTGTAGACACCATAATTGAAGCTATTTGACCACAATCCCATCTCATGCtctcaaatctcaaattttcAATAATTGAGCTATTGCTTGACTCTAGGCACAATTATATGTTGAAATCAATGTTTTCAGAATCGGATCGATCGATTGGACCGCGGATCAGACATGTCACCGGTCCGATCTAGTGTTAAAACCGAAAGTTTATGGAAAACTGTTGAAAATCGAACAAACCGTTCGAACCGTAAACCGACGGTTTTTCTAATTCTTCAACAAAATGTCGAGAATAGCATAGCTCCGATTCGAACTTGAGTCTCCAAGTTTACATATGACACTCTTACCGCTAAACCATAGTTGAGTTTGTTCTACTTcactaaaaaatatattaaaacatcaAGTACAGTGCATCAATGCAGGTGAACTTTTCTAAATTTCTTTCCATCACTTTCTTTCTCGGCTTCATCAGGCGGCGCTCTCTCGTTCTTCTCctgattttttttccaattttttcttcttaaccattttaaacccaaatatccacaacaagattttctcaagtcTTCACCATTATTATCAGGTTATCATTTTTAGCAGATTGTAAACAAGTtggaaatttcaacttttcttgttttccatcatcttggtaagtttaatttttctcttttcaagtttttttctatattattatctttagttgatttttttgcattttcttcttttcccccccaattttcatttgtttccctaattttttaaatttttatttgattaattaaggatgaaatttttgcaaaagtagCTCACCTCTGTGTAGGAATTGGGTAGGACTTACAAATAATAACATTGGGCTGGTCAAAATATGGTAGTTGGCACATAATCGAAGCTATTgatcattgaatttaaaataattaatggtatAGGATCATTGAATTTAATATAACATGTTAATTAGTGATGTTTAGTAACAATTAATTTTTAATGCATTTAGctgtatatttgtttttcaaatttttttagtttgagcaattagatttatatttttataataaaattttaactttttcaagttaagttgatgaaattgtgaaggtggtGTTGTTGTTGCTTGTCATGCCACTGATGGAAGTTTGTTATTCAAATGGTTTGTCTTGATCGAActcttttatggatttttttaaggattgtaaaagaattttaatatttattttatttattttttttgtgtatctatttatgtttataatgaatttatgaaaacttgtggtgaattgtgatattttaattatatttaccaTTCCATgttttatgtataacttttaggaaatttattattatctcaaCTTAAATTTAGTCATGTTGGTGAATGCATTTTAGAAACTTAAGTTATCAATAACCATATTAAATTATACATTAGTTGTCAAGTTCAAGTGTAGAATGAAACCTACTTAGTACttaatacttaaaaaaaaaaaaacagtgaacctgtgaaccggccggtccgggtTTAAAAACATTGGTTGAAATAGAGAAAATTGCACCAATCATCGCGGATGTGAAAtaggttaaaataaaaaaaaaaagaaataagctAATAAAAAATTGTGATTCTTTCTAATCAGTAAGCATTTTCACACTAATGAATCTTCAAAATATTTTGCATAAATGGATAGATTGAAAAAATGTACAAATTTAGacatttaaattaaattaatagaTAACTATTAGATAATATCAATCAAATCTAATAAAGAAGAACATAATTCAAAAATCTAAGGAATGGTACATGGATTGTTATCAGGTATTAATAAGTTTCTAGAATAACTCAACTAGGTAtctttggataggagattatttggaataatattttgaaaatgaatattgtagcactttttgtgatatgttttatgtgagataaaaaaaagtagttggaaaaatgtgtttaactgtttatgatgcaataaaataattttattcaaACAACAACCTATCCGAACAAGttttttcagaaaaaataaagaaaagaaaaacccaagCTCCATAAGTTAAGAGCCTGATTCATAATCAAGCTAACTTAAATTGATAAAAATTGatacaagcaaaaaaaaaaggatatcaAAAGATTTTAGCTttgtattgtttttatttttatttttttatagcTATTTCTTTTATAGCTTTGCTAATGTTAAGATAAAAACTTAATTAaactcaagaacaaaagaagaaatcaaATCCAACTCGACAACAATAATGTTCAAATAAACCCTTATTGCactaaataaaataagaataataacATTTGACAAATCAATCTCACAATAACTAGCCCAACTTGGTTTGGTTAGTTAAGAACAATTTTATAAAGTATTTTAAAAGGTTATATGTAATTATTAGTAAGTGTAAATGCATGTCATATTTGTAAAaagtaaattttaaatttaaatttagattATGTGATATACATGTGAATCTATTTATGAGATAAAATTTCATTGACAGTGCATAAAAATTAATTCGTTACTATATACTGCTCTAATATTGCTTGTGACTCACAAGTTGTGAGTACTCTTTCCATCTGTATGATATGTCCCGTTTGTAAATGATCTCTTTACATCTTCTTTATTGTATTAATCATACAAATTATAACTCGGCTTGTAATTacttgtaaaaaaaatataatttgttGGTTATTTATcagtaaaatattattattttttgttaaagGAGACTCCAAGCGAAGAGTCAGAACCAAAAATCTAAAGGTGGAAAGGGTGCGAGAAGAGacgaaaatttttaaaaaaaaagaaagaaagaaagaaagaaacggTTGGCAAGTGATATAAAAGGCTTTTAAGGTAGCTTATCAGAAAAATCAATCCAAAAATGACAAAAGCAACGGAATACGCATCCCAGCTGAAGTTTTTAAAGGTCAAGTTATATTACGAGAAATCACTGCATCAAAATCCAGTCAGTGAGGGGATACCAGGAACTAGTTAGCATTTGGCAACCAATCTGCATATCACCGTGACTACAAAATAAAGTTCGTCTTCACAATTAGTAAAATACAGAATGCGTAGTTGTGACATGGTCCAAGCACTAGAAACTAGAAGGTCCCATACTAAGAGGTAATGCAGATTCTGATCAAAATGAAAACCCATCAAGTGGTGCAAATTTAGCTAGAATCTCAGCCTCTTGCTCAGCTGATCTCTTCTTTCTAAGCTCCCATTCTTGCTTTTCAGAATTGGCTGCCCGAACATCGTGGACAATCTTTTGGAGACACTCCATGACTTTTTTTTGACTGGAGGAGTATTGAACGATCTTTTTGTTGGTCAGCTTTAGATCTTGAGTGATATCTGCCCGACGTGATTGCAAAGCAGCAATTTGTTCATCAATTTCCATTTGAGCTGACAAGGCAGATGCTTCGTCAGCCTGACAAATTTCTAGTTGCTGCTTTGTTACGATGTATTCATTCCTGAGTGAAGCAACATTAGCCATCTTGGAATCAAGGTCAGCAAAGAACTTTTCAGCTTGTCCTGATAACTTCTTAGCATCTAGGAAGCTGTTGCTGGCCATTGGAATTTCTTCAATCAACTTTAGCATGGAAATTTCTCTAGGACTCACTGTTGGACCATTTTTGAGCTGAGATGCCAGGGCAATAAGTTCGGTAAGCTTGTTGGAGTCAGCTAAGCTGGCAAAACCCATGGCAAGAAGAGAAGAAAGTTTTGATCGGATTTGAGTCATGCCTTCTTTGTGCGAAGAAGCAGCAGGGTTAGAAATTTCAGCTCTAGTGATAGGCACAGAGAGGATTTCATCAAGGGAATTCAGGAAATGATCATAGTCCTCGGGAATCAATCCAGGCTGAGATTCATCAAGGGATTTCAAACCCTGTTGTTTGAGGTCAATCGCATAGTGGCATGCACTATCATGTGGAGACACACTAGCACGACTTTCAGAGACTCGGCTACGTCCTGAAATCTTGGTTGTTGGACCACTTGCAAGTGTTTGTTCTTCTACTGCAGGCACATCTACCATGACCTCTTTACCGCAATGAACTGCAGCTTCTTGTTTTTTATTAGAGACTTCAACaccttttaccaatttaccCGCTTCTTTTTTCGAAGAGCTTGATTGGGGACTAGGACTGCATTTGCCTGCAAGAAAGAAAGATTATCCTGACAAGTCCATAAGCAAAACATCTTGCAGGAAGAAAGGGAATTTTAACTTTGTTGCAGAAAAGGACTTTGAGCAATAACTTGTACAACTTACAGAATTCCCGTAGATAGCTAATGAAGGTCACAAACCCGCAACACAAAGGTGTTACTACTGTTATGATGGCAGACAAATGTTTTATGAATTGCTTATAAATTTCCCTTGGTTCTGATGCTAATTTGACTTGCAGGGTTCAGAGATCATGGTGAAATAAAGTCTGATAGAATGAGGAATTGGATGGGTACATCATGATACAATCAATCAATTCCATACGTCTAACAAGGTGAAGTGCCGACATTTTTTGAAAGAGTGCTCACGCAGTCGTATATTTTCAAGAAGAATTTGGCAGAAGATAGGAGGTCCGAATCATGTATAAGTTTAAGCAGATATCCTTGAGGAGAAATGGGTACATAGTTTTGCATAGACAAGAAAAGGGTTTGAAGAGCAAAAGTCTAATAAATTAGACGACAGCAAATCAATTCAACTAAAGCAAACCTTTTAAGGTAGAAAGCATGTGCCGATCAGCTATGTTCAAAGGAAAGAAGTACAATGTTTAACAGAGCGTGATCATACAACCAAATGGAACAGAAGAAGAGGCCTCTAACAACAATGTAATAGTGTACAAAGATTTCAGGTTTCAGAAGCCAATTGATGTCTACTGAGACTATAATGAAATATACCCAACTTGTAACTTAAGAAAGACATAGAACCACCATCTTTTGGTAATGAACTGCTACAGATTAACCACAATAGGACCAAAACATACTACGTATAGTGGTTCAGAGCTAATAAAACCAAAGTCCAAGAAACTTTTATATACTCATCATCAACTGTCCTCAATCCATGAAGATTATAttggaaaaaaataagaaacatAGAATGCAGTCCACAAAGCAATGTCAACACACAACGTTCAAAAAATCTCTGCACATTAACAATGGCAAATTGCTTACTTAGTTTTGAAGAATGAGCTTCTGCTGGAACATGCCAAGTGAATGATGCAAAAAATGCTTCACTGTCAGCTTCAGGGAATTGTGATTTAAGATAATGTAAAACAGATGTCTTGCTCTGGAATAGTAATTTTCTAGTAGGCTTGTCTTGGAGGTGCTGAGGAGCATACAAGAAATGATGAGAGTAGAATCCTTCAACACTAACTCTGCTTCCAACTCTCCAACCCCAGATATCACCAACATTTGGCCAATCAACTGGAGCATATGGCAAACCTTTGCCTGACGCTCTAGGTGGAACTGGACAAGCAAGAACTTCTGATTTTCTTTTCAAGGGTCTGCAGTCATGGCCTGCCTTGGAAACATCAGTCTTCATGTTTCCTCACCTTGCAAAAATCGAGCTCAATGGAATACGTCTAGAATTAATAACGGGATAGAATTAAGAAAAGTAAGCAGGTAGAAAAACGACTAGATCTTATTCCACATCTATTCTAGCTAATAAAAGTTCAACAAGTCTCCATTTGGCTGCAATTGCGATTTTCAAGCTCTTGCATTAGAATACGTCATGTTCCGTAGCACAATGTTTTTTCCAATGGATTCATGAGCTCAACTATGAGTCAGTCATGTTAATTGATTGATAGTTATGACTTGTAAATCAAATATTTTACGGGAAAAAACACATGAATTTAATGCCAAATATCCACATTTCTTGCATAAGTTTCAAATTCTAACTGAATTAAAAAATTTAGCTAACAAGCCTACTGTAGAGCATAACCGAAAAGCTAAACATTCTGTCCTAAACCAAGTGATACTTGTACGCTATACTATACCATACATCCCACAACCAATAATACTCAAATGGACAAAGATTCCGATAAGCATGCAACTACCTACATGTATTAGGAGCCACTGGAATACAAAGATTATACTGATCACCGAGTGACACTAGCACGCCTTTGTACAAAGCAGAGTCCCTACAACAAAGATGGTGCAAAAACTAAACACTTCAGTCAAAGTGGATGCAAAAAGGGGCTTCTTACAACATATTTGCAGAATGAGAAGTGAAAACTCCAGATCCGATCATCTTTGGTTGCTGAAGTAGCAAACCAAATGGATCGACTTaagcatgaaaaaaaaaaacccaacaaAAAAGTAACTAGAAAAGAAGCTAAAACAGAGATGAGAATGTTGAGATGAAAAATATTACCCCAAATACAACTGATTTTTTCATTAACAACATGCATCTATCTATAATTTCTTGTAAAACAATCCCACCACTCAAAAGAAACGGTTTGATTATGTCTCTCAATCCTCAACCCAAGCAATCCCCCCAAACCATATGTATATCCACATATAAAACCAAAATAAGGGACGTCGTTAAAATGCAAGAATTCTAacagaaaatcaagaaaattgcATTCAATTTAAGAACATTGGCATGTCACACTGATCAAGCGAAGAAATGTGAACAAAGATCAAAATAATACTCACGGCAGAACACCTTCAAGTGAGTGTCTGATCAGAGAGAGAATTGACAAAGATAGGAGAAAATTGATTCAGGTCCAAATGTTAAGGGGTATTTGAAAGTAGCTTCTGATGGTTACTACTTGCTAGTTTGCAACTTACGGGACCTTTAAGCTCAGCTATGCTTTGTTATTGCATGTCAGTGTTGGGCTCACTTCacttatttcacaaatttatTCCCATAATTTTTTGTTGACTGACAACTCTATGTACTATCTCAGTACGGGTAGAGTGTCGagggagtgtttggatagcacAAATATCCCAAATCATAATATTTTACTTacatcataaatacatttttcaatccacTATTTTACATTCTTAATCAGCTTTTTATCTCAGATAcgtcacatcacaaaaagtgctacagtaactattccaaataatatttcaaataataccctatccaacCAAACCAGTTTCAAAAGACAAATCTTGAAAATTAGTTTGTCCAgatatatatttcaaaaaagGGACTGTCCGGCAGATCACCTACAAGTGAGTGTATCAGAGAGATAATTGACAAAGATAAGAGAAAATTGGTAAAATGGTTCAGCTCCAAATGGGCTAATTACTTAGAAtattaataaaaaagaaaaaagaaaaatcggaTACTTTATTATTGTGATAGGAGTGTGATATCAATTCATTATCAGCCATGCGCCtgacaccaaaaaaaaagatgccAGGCTGCGGGGCTAACAGGGCCGGCAGCCagtcaaagaaacaaaaatggaaAAGGCTCTCAGGAAACGTGTGTTTAGGAGCAGACTCTAGTTGGTGAAAATTTACTCTAGTAGCTAGCTAGCTAGTAGTAGTGGTATCTGGCGTGTGAAGAAATTTACCAGCTAAAACAAGCCATCCATTTTCAGCTAAGCAGCTAATTATCATTTATGATTTATCACTCCCTGACTGCCTTCTTCTGCTTCTGCTTGCTGCCTTCTCAGTTCTGACTTATCCCGTGCAGATACACCAGAGCCTCACAATCATTTTGCTTTGCTACAAAATATAACACAATAAGTATATAGTAGTAGTAATTAATATACTTAGAAATATTACATTATAATTAAGTTCTTAATATATAgccagaaggaaaaaaaaagaaagaaaaagagagcacTTAATTAGATAGCCAAAAAGTTCAGTCCGACATGTTAATTCAGATGGATGTTTCAGTTTAATCAAGGTTAGGGGTGAAATTCATGAAGTTTTCTTTGAGTAAACTGATTTCAATCTCCTGCCC
It includes:
- the LOC140012566 gene encoding uncharacterized protein, which translates into the protein MKTDVSKAGHDCRPLKRKSEVLACPVPPRASGKGLPYAPVDWPNVGDIWGWRVGSRVSVEGFYSHHFLYAPQHLQDKPTRKLLFQSKTSVLHYLKSQFPEADSEAFFASFTWHVPAEAHSSKLSKCSPSPQSSSSKKEAGKLVKGVEVSNKKQEAAVHCGKEVMVDVPAVEEQTLASGPTTKISGRSRVSESRASVSPHDSACHYAIDLKQQGLKSLDESQPGLIPEDYDHFLNSLDEILSVPITRAEISNPAASSHKEGMTQIRSKLSSLLAMGFASLADSNKLTELIALASQLKNGPTVSPREISMLKLIEEIPMASNSFLDAKKLSGQAEKFFADLDSKMANVASLRNEYIVTKQQLEICQADEASALSAQMEIDEQIAALQSRRADITQDLKLTNKKIVQYSSSQKKVMECLQKIVHDVRAANSEKQEWELRKKRSAEQEAEILAKFAPLDGFSF